One part of the Sulfolobus tengchongensis genome encodes these proteins:
- a CDS encoding KEOPS complex subunit Pcc1, producing MIELKLLLECKDANIIMRSLNVDNVNFPEGMTIESNVKNNLLEITIRMQLKNANDILTVRNTADEILTHIKALRASLDSLS from the coding sequence ATGATAGAACTAAAGCTCTTGTTGGAATGTAAAGATGCAAATATAATTATGAGAAGTTTGAACGTTGATAACGTAAATTTCCCAGAGGGAATGACAATTGAAAGCAATGTTAAAAATAACTTGCTAGAAATTACAATAAGAATGCAATTAAAGAATGCTAATGACATATTAACAGTAAGGAATACTGCAGATGAGATCCTAACACATATAAAGGCATTGCGTGCATCACTTGATAGTTTAAGTTAA
- a CDS encoding 30S ribosomal protein S17e encodes MGNIYTKDIKRIVREIYEKYKDEIKDDYSANKQIIVKYVDVKSKKVRNRLAGYLTRYYKVMKEKESSQVEEKEEISEEI; translated from the coding sequence ATGGGAAATATATATACTAAAGATATAAAGAGGATTGTAAGGGAAATATATGAAAAATATAAAGATGAAATTAAAGATGACTATAGTGCTAATAAACAGATAATTGTTAAATATGTTGATGTAAAATCAAAAAAAGTTAGAAATAGATTGGCTGGTTATCTTACACGATATTACAAAGTTATGAAAGAAAAAGAATCCTCACAAGTTGAGGAAAAAGAGGAGATCTCTGAAGAGATCTAA
- a CDS encoding DNA-directed RNA polymerase subunit M, whose product MKKEARIAIFSEGNELYAICVFRGVFLEKLFLDTNKDRLTLQFISSSIINEVKYSNLNIGKNVSEQEAEKICQNIVKKISEKLNTHKVNG is encoded by the coding sequence GTGAAGAAAGAAGCTAGAATAGCAATATTTTCTGAAGGTAACGAATTATATGCAATATGCGTATTCAGAGGTGTATTTTTGGAAAAATTGTTTCTAGATACGAATAAAGACCGTTTAACTCTACAATTTATCTCATCATCTATTATTAATGAAGTGAAATACTCTAATTTAAACATAGGCAAAAATGTTAGTGAACAAGAAGCTGAAAAAATCTGTCAAAATATCGTAAAGAAGATATCAGAAAAGTTAAATACACACAAAGTAAATGGTTAA
- a CDS encoding 50S ribosomal protein L16, protein MPLRPGRCYRHFSGPAYTRKEYIPGIPQPKISKFTSGNPNGDYDYEVRLITTEIGQIRHNALEAARTITLKTLAKRTGSETSFFMWILKYPHHVLRENKMMAFAGADRLQDGMRLSFGTPIGTAARIEKLGETIIVVKVKKEHLEFAKEALKIASKKLPLRTRIEVIPLKPIKQEAAS, encoded by the coding sequence ATGCCATTAAGACCCGGAAGATGCTATAGGCATTTCTCTGGTCCTGCATACACTAGAAAGGAGTATATACCAGGTATTCCACAGCCAAAAATAAGTAAATTCACATCCGGTAATCCTAATGGAGATTATGATTACGAAGTCAGATTAATTACTACTGAGATTGGACAAATAAGGCACAATGCCCTAGAAGCCGCTAGAACTATTACCCTAAAAACATTAGCTAAGAGAACTGGGAGTGAAACATCATTCTTTATGTGGATCCTTAAATACCCCCATCACGTATTAAGAGAAAATAAAATGATGGCATTTGCTGGAGCAGATAGATTACAAGATGGAATGAGATTATCATTTGGTACGCCGATTGGAACTGCAGCAAGAATTGAGAAACTAGGAGAGACTATAATTGTTGTAAAAGTTAAGAAAGAACATTTAGAATTTGCAAAAGAGGCGCTAAAAATAGCCTCAAAGAAATTACCTTTACGTACGAGAATTGAGGTAATTCCATTAAAGCCTATCAAACAGGAGGCTGCAAGTTGA
- the dph2 gene encoding diphthamide biosynthesis enzyme Dph2 — MSYIFEEERIIKEIKERNAKRVLLQFPEGLKYFSIDVVKRLKEKLPNVDFIISGEPSWGACDIAEDEAMQVAADLIVHFGHTPYTWYYPKFPTLFINTESTLDISDNALFQLEKDLGKYDGMKISLTATLQHVRLLSKVRNFLESKGYEVIIGKPSSKFMFDGQILGCDYKAAEVNADIYVILSGGMFHALGLGLSTNKPTIKLDPYLQKSEDITNEVRKILKIRYGKILEAIDKRTWIIIQGIKVGQNRPMMVKYFYEELTKKGYDVFIVTNKVLTKEVLRNIDRNYIDVFLVTSCPRLPIDDLYNYEKPVLTPGEAKMIINNNLEPYIFPW; from the coding sequence TTGAGTTATATTTTTGAAGAAGAGCGCATAATTAAGGAGATAAAGGAAAGGAATGCTAAACGTGTTTTATTGCAGTTTCCTGAAGGATTGAAATATTTTTCTATAGATGTCGTAAAGAGATTAAAGGAAAAGTTACCTAATGTTGATTTTATAATATCTGGGGAGCCAAGTTGGGGAGCTTGCGATATTGCAGAAGATGAAGCAATGCAAGTTGCAGCTGATCTGATAGTTCATTTTGGTCATACACCATATACATGGTACTATCCAAAGTTTCCTACGTTGTTTATTAATACGGAAAGTACGTTAGACATCTCTGATAATGCGCTTTTCCAGTTAGAGAAAGATCTTGGAAAGTACGATGGAATGAAAATATCCTTAACAGCAACTTTACAACATGTAAGGCTATTATCAAAAGTTAGAAATTTTTTGGAAAGTAAGGGATACGAGGTAATTATAGGTAAGCCTTCAAGTAAGTTTATGTTTGATGGACAAATTTTAGGATGTGACTACAAGGCAGCTGAAGTTAACGCTGATATATATGTTATTCTATCAGGCGGTATGTTCCATGCCCTAGGATTAGGATTAAGTACTAATAAACCAACGATAAAACTTGATCCATATTTGCAAAAAAGTGAGGATATTACAAATGAAGTTAGAAAAATATTAAAAATTAGATATGGTAAAATACTGGAGGCTATAGATAAAAGAACTTGGATAATTATACAGGGTATTAAAGTTGGACAGAATAGGCCAATGATGGTGAAATATTTCTATGAGGAGCTAACTAAGAAAGGATATGATGTATTTATAGTTACAAATAAAGTACTTACCAAGGAAGTTTTAAGAAATATAGATAGAAATTATATAGATGTATTTCTAGTGACGTCATGTCCTAGATTACCCATAGATGACCTTTACAATTATGAAAAGCCAGTCTTGACGCCAGGCGAGGCAAAGATGATCATAAATAATAATCTGGAACCATATATCTTTCCATGGTGA
- a CDS encoding HesA/MoeB/ThiF family protein, whose protein sequence is MMTFLLAFSAICLNLFSSSIDIGAPSLPPFSIGTTSNPRFTKKHLFLKIIVHYIFVERYSRQLLALGLETQQKLGELKVLIAGCGALGTVIAELLTRLGVGEITVIDADVVDITNLHRVHLFDENDIGKPKAEVCSKKLSLINSSIKVNHTIDVIDERNIENILSDKDYIFDALDNLYYKLLLNDAAVKMKKILIYGGINGEYGSAKLIVPNETSCLSCFINYSEDDEETGNMCDVVGATPLIVELTATLQVNLMLNHLRGMPDYSLYYIDSRNINVEKIKVEKNSRCKACSLNEFPFLNQKIRKPKCGIFRTNLQVLDIDKPEISKSMGSILLCYPNVGCFEKRGR, encoded by the coding sequence TTGATGACATTTCTTCTCGCTTTTTCAGCTATTTGTCTTAATTTGTTTAGTTCTTCTATTGATATTGGAGCTCCATCACTTCCACCTTTTTCCATTGGAACAACATCAAACCCCAGATTTACTAAGAAACACTTATTTTTAAAGATTATTGTACATTATATTTTTGTGGAAAGATACTCAAGACAGCTCTTAGCTCTAGGATTAGAGACACAACAGAAACTAGGCGAGCTGAAAGTCCTAATTGCAGGATGTGGAGCTTTGGGTACAGTTATAGCTGAACTTTTAACAAGGTTAGGAGTTGGAGAAATAACAGTTATTGACGCTGATGTAGTAGATATAACTAACTTACATAGGGTTCATCTCTTTGACGAAAATGATATAGGTAAACCCAAAGCTGAAGTTTGCTCAAAAAAGCTTTCCCTTATAAATTCCTCAATTAAAGTAAATCATACTATAGATGTTATTGATGAAAGAAATATTGAGAATATACTTTCCGATAAGGATTATATATTCGATGCATTAGATAATCTATATTATAAACTTTTACTAAATGATGCTGCAGTAAAGATGAAGAAAATTTTAATTTATGGAGGAATAAATGGAGAATATGGTTCTGCGAAATTAATAGTACCTAATGAAACTTCTTGCTTGTCATGCTTTATTAACTATTCCGAAGACGATGAAGAAACCGGAAATATGTGTGATGTTGTAGGTGCTACGCCACTGATAGTGGAATTAACTGCAACGCTGCAAGTTAATCTTATGCTCAATCACTTAAGGGGAATGCCAGATTATTCATTGTACTATATAGACTCTAGAAACATAAATGTGGAAAAAATAAAGGTAGAGAAGAATAGTAGATGTAAGGCATGCTCGTTAAATGAGTTTCCATTTTTAAATCAGAAGATAAGGAAACCTAAATGTGGAATTTTTAGAACTAATCTACAAGTGCTGGATATAGATAAACCCGAAATCTCAAAAAGTATGGGTAGTATACTCTTATGCTACCCTAATGTGGGTTGTTTTGAGAAAAGGGGAAGATAA
- a CDS encoding exosome complex RNA-binding protein Csl4, translating into MKVQGELTLPGEELAVIEEFIAGDGTYELNGIVRAAVIGKIFYDMLNRKSNVLGIKKIIFQSLKKAKYVVGIINTVKEDIAQVSVVGIEEKSVAPPISAYLHISQITNKKLNSITEAVRVGDIIRAKPLSYTFPLALTIKMKDLGVIYAKCSRCGYLLMKQDENNLKCQRCGNIEQRKIGVYMVRKSGS; encoded by the coding sequence GTGAAAGTACAAGGTGAATTAACCTTACCCGGGGAAGAACTAGCAGTAATTGAGGAGTTTATTGCCGGAGATGGGACTTATGAACTAAATGGTATAGTAAGAGCAGCCGTTATTGGGAAAATATTCTACGATATGTTAAATAGAAAAAGCAACGTACTCGGAATAAAGAAAATTATTTTCCAGAGTTTAAAAAAAGCAAAATATGTAGTGGGAATCATTAACACAGTCAAAGAGGACATCGCACAAGTATCAGTAGTTGGAATTGAAGAAAAAAGTGTAGCACCACCCATTTCAGCATATTTACATATATCACAAATCACAAATAAGAAGTTAAACAGTATAACAGAAGCTGTAAGGGTAGGAGATATAATTAGGGCAAAGCCTCTTTCATATACTTTCCCCTTAGCCTTAACAATTAAAATGAAAGATCTAGGTGTGATCTACGCTAAATGCTCAAGATGTGGTTACTTATTAATGAAACAAGACGAGAATAATTTAAAATGTCAGAGATGCGGAAATATTGAACAGCGGAAAATAGGGGTTTATATGGTGAGGAAAAGTGGAAGTTAA
- a CDS encoding DNA-directed RNA polymerase subunit L: MEVKVLKSEDNYLELEIEGEDHTLGNLIAGMLRRIKGVNFASYYQPHPLLDKIVIKVLTDGTITPKDALIKAIENIKNLSSQYVNEIKGITGEERS; the protein is encoded by the coding sequence GTGGAAGTTAAGGTTCTAAAAAGTGAAGATAATTACTTAGAGCTAGAAATAGAAGGAGAAGATCATACGTTAGGTAACTTGATAGCAGGAATGTTAAGAAGAATAAAGGGCGTAAATTTTGCATCGTATTACCAACCGCATCCACTACTTGACAAGATAGTCATTAAAGTATTAACTGATGGCACAATAACCCCTAAAGATGCACTAATAAAGGCAATTGAGAACATAAAAAACTTATCTTCACAGTACGTCAATGAAATAAAGGGAATAACTGGTGAAGAAAGAAGCTAG
- a CDS encoding single-stranded DNA exonuclease, whose protein sequence is MVKRNSKEIVMEVFLGEPNNQEIREVVRNLYLKDYLCISTYYSLEPLLFSYIISKNIKNAFMISYQSEECEIQLKFDANGKWIIDNKNKKRYFLGQNSYCSYLSINTDDILPIVSCILTSMTIDRRSLSEWELSMLKELEKFGLFFEKNLRIPGYKHLPLFLSLMFSLDPYIPNITGNRENTLNLIKEINANEISKLEDLNENQLNTLLFKIISAIVKENPKFTRDDIIADRIFYLDYDLLELTFALIYSFDTIGSTELMQLGLSSSYAEILINRFRQTFSKGFSVNLVDTKQTYYIIEVTNFNSPLLAQLILLQLQKIRRDKIIVLKERDKLYTSRYFLPQLKKEGLIQIDDRTKALVGM, encoded by the coding sequence ATGGTCAAAAGAAATTCTAAAGAGATAGTGATGGAAGTATTCTTAGGAGAGCCTAACAATCAAGAAATAAGGGAAGTTGTTAGAAACCTTTACTTAAAAGACTATCTCTGCATTTCTACATATTATTCGTTAGAACCTCTATTGTTCTCATATATTATTTCAAAAAACATAAAAAATGCTTTTATGATCTCGTATCAATCAGAAGAATGTGAAATACAACTTAAATTTGATGCTAACGGCAAATGGATAATTGACAATAAAAATAAAAAAAGGTACTTTTTAGGTCAAAATTCGTATTGTTCGTATTTGTCAATAAATACTGATGACATATTACCTATAGTCTCTTGTATATTAACCTCTATGACAATAGATAGAAGATCCTTATCAGAGTGGGAACTATCTATGCTAAAAGAGTTAGAAAAATTTGGCTTGTTTTTCGAGAAAAATCTTAGAATTCCCGGATATAAACACTTACCGTTATTCCTATCATTAATGTTTTCGTTAGATCCTTATATTCCTAACATAACTGGAAACAGAGAAAATACACTAAATCTTATAAAAGAAATAAATGCTAATGAGATATCCAAATTAGAAGATCTTAATGAAAATCAACTAAACACATTACTTTTTAAAATAATTTCTGCAATAGTAAAGGAAAACCCTAAGTTCACTAGAGATGACATAATAGCGGATAGGATTTTCTATCTAGATTATGATTTACTGGAATTGACATTTGCGCTAATATACTCATTTGATACTATAGGAAGTACAGAATTAATGCAACTCGGATTATCATCTTCCTACGCTGAGATACTAATAAACAGATTCAGACAGACTTTTTCTAAGGGGTTCTCAGTAAATTTGGTAGATACGAAACAAACGTATTACATTATAGAAGTAACTAATTTTAATTCTCCCTTGTTAGCACAACTAATACTTTTGCAGCTTCAAAAGATAAGAAGAGATAAAATTATAGTACTAAAAGAAAGAGACAAACTCTATACTAGTAGATATTTTCTGCCCCAATTAAAGAAGGAGGGTTTGATTCAAATTGATGATAGAACTAAAGCTCTTGTTGGAATGTAA
- the fbp gene encoding fructose-1,6-bisphosphate aldolase/phosphatase: MKTTLSVIKADIGSLAGHHVVHPDTIAAANKVLAEAKRNNIISDYYITFVGDDLQLIMTHERGELDTKVHETAWNAFKEAAKVAKELGLYAAGQDLLSDSFSGNLRGMGPGIAEIEFEERPAEPVVIFMADKTEPGAYNLPLYKIFADPFNTAGLVIDPTMHEGYKFEVLDVREGESIILNTPEESYDLLALIGTPSRYIIRRVYRKADNLQASVVSVERLNLIAGKYVGKDDPVMIIRAQHGLPALGEILEAFTVPYLVPGWMRGSHYGPLMPVPQKDARATRFDGPPRLVGLGFNIKNRRLVGPTDLFDDPAFDEVRRTAQIITDYIRKHGPFMPHRLEPEEMEYTTLPLVIEKLRNRFKKETDMYKTKPSMYSHESSQE, encoded by the coding sequence ATGAAAACTACGCTTAGTGTGATAAAGGCTGATATAGGTAGCCTTGCAGGTCATCACGTTGTTCATCCAGACACGATAGCTGCTGCTAACAAAGTATTAGCTGAGGCCAAGAGAAATAACATTATCTCTGATTACTATATAACTTTCGTAGGAGACGACCTACAACTGATAATGACGCATGAAAGAGGAGAATTGGATACTAAAGTTCATGAAACTGCTTGGAACGCTTTTAAAGAGGCAGCTAAGGTAGCAAAAGAGTTAGGTTTATATGCTGCGGGACAAGATTTGCTCTCTGATTCATTCTCAGGTAATCTTAGAGGTATGGGACCTGGAATAGCAGAAATCGAATTTGAAGAAAGACCAGCAGAACCAGTAGTTATCTTTATGGCAGATAAAACTGAACCTGGTGCTTATAATCTTCCACTATATAAAATATTCGCTGATCCATTTAACACAGCTGGACTGGTAATAGATCCAACAATGCACGAAGGATATAAGTTCGAAGTGTTAGACGTACGTGAGGGTGAATCAATAATCTTAAACACACCAGAAGAAAGTTACGATTTACTCGCTCTAATAGGAACACCAAGCAGATACATAATTAGAAGGGTATATAGGAAGGCTGATAATTTACAGGCTTCTGTAGTATCTGTAGAAAGACTAAACTTGATAGCTGGAAAATATGTAGGGAAGGATGATCCTGTTATGATTATAAGAGCTCAACACGGTTTACCTGCGTTAGGTGAAATTTTAGAGGCATTTACGGTACCTTATCTAGTACCAGGATGGATGAGGGGTAGTCATTATGGACCTCTTATGCCAGTCCCACAAAAAGACGCAAGAGCAACTAGATTTGACGGACCGCCAAGATTAGTAGGATTAGGATTTAATATTAAAAATAGAAGATTAGTAGGACCTACTGATTTATTTGATGACCCTGCGTTTGATGAGGTTAGGAGAACTGCACAGATAATTACTGATTATATTAGAAAGCATGGACCATTTATGCCTCATAGACTAGAACCCGAAGAAATGGAATATACAACACTTCCACTTGTCATAGAGAAACTTAGAAATAGATTTAAGAAGGAAACAGATATGTATAAAACAAAGCCAAGCATGTATTCCCATGAGAGTTCCCAAGAGTAA
- a CDS encoding ribosome biogenesis/translation initiation ATPase RLI yields MRVAVINYDFCKPDKCNHECINFCPIDRSGGKAIELSEIVKGKPIIYEDTCIGCGICIKKCPYEAISIVNLPDELEGEVVHRYKVNGFKLFGIPTPKSSTVLGILGKNGVGKTTVLKILAGELLPNFGDPNAKLTKDDVLKRFRGKEIYNYFDKLYNNKLKIVHKIQYIEYVSKFLKGTVNEILSKVDEIGKKDEVRELLNITNLWNKDVKVLSGGGLQRLLIAASLLRDADVYIFDEPSSYLDVRERMNMAKAIREMLKDKYVIVVDHDLIVLDYLADLIHIIYGESSVYGRVSKSYSARVGINNFLKGYLPAENMKIRPDEIKFMLKELSDLDLSKDIKVKMKWSKITKKLGDFELIINEGDAKEGEIIGVLGPNGIGKTTFARILVGELQADEGFVIPEKQILSYKPQRILPNYDGTVQQYLENVSKDTLSTSSWFFEEVTKRLNLHRLLESNVNDLSGGELQKLYIAAALAKEADLYVLDEPSSYLDVEERYIVAKAIKRVTRERKAVTFIVDHDLSIHDYIADRIIVFKGIPEKSGYASSPTTLKTGMNEFLKELDITFRRDSETGRPRINKLGSYLDRVQKEKGEYYSMAVSAQ; encoded by the coding sequence ATGAGAGTTGCTGTAATAAATTATGATTTCTGTAAGCCAGACAAATGTAATCATGAATGTATTAACTTCTGTCCAATTGATAGGTCTGGAGGAAAAGCAATAGAGTTATCGGAAATTGTAAAGGGCAAACCAATTATTTATGAAGATACTTGCATAGGTTGTGGAATATGCATAAAGAAGTGCCCTTATGAGGCAATATCTATTGTAAATCTGCCTGATGAATTGGAAGGTGAAGTTGTGCACAGATATAAGGTAAATGGTTTCAAACTCTTTGGAATACCCACACCAAAGAGTAGTACAGTATTAGGAATCTTAGGAAAGAATGGCGTTGGAAAGACTACAGTACTTAAAATATTAGCAGGAGAATTATTACCTAACTTTGGAGATCCAAATGCCAAATTAACTAAAGATGATGTATTAAAGAGATTTAGAGGAAAAGAGATTTATAATTATTTTGATAAACTTTATAATAATAAATTAAAAATAGTACATAAAATACAATATATAGAATATGTATCAAAATTTCTTAAAGGTACTGTTAATGAAATTTTGTCAAAAGTTGATGAGATAGGTAAGAAAGATGAAGTCAGAGAGCTTCTTAATATTACGAACCTTTGGAATAAAGACGTTAAGGTACTTTCAGGTGGGGGTTTACAAAGATTATTAATAGCAGCTTCATTACTTAGGGATGCTGATGTATATATCTTTGATGAACCTTCTTCATATCTTGACGTAAGAGAAAGAATGAATATGGCTAAGGCTATTAGGGAGATGTTGAAAGACAAATATGTTATAGTAGTTGATCATGACTTAATAGTTTTAGATTATTTAGCAGATTTGATACATATAATTTATGGCGAAAGCTCTGTATATGGAAGGGTTTCTAAATCTTATTCAGCTAGAGTTGGGATAAATAATTTTCTAAAAGGATATCTCCCAGCTGAAAATATGAAAATAAGACCAGATGAGATAAAGTTCATGCTAAAAGAGCTAAGTGACCTAGATCTTTCTAAAGATATAAAGGTTAAAATGAAATGGAGCAAAATAACCAAGAAATTAGGTGATTTCGAGTTAATAATAAATGAAGGAGATGCTAAGGAAGGAGAAATTATAGGCGTTTTAGGACCTAATGGAATAGGAAAAACAACATTCGCAAGAATACTTGTCGGGGAACTTCAAGCAGATGAAGGCTTTGTAATCCCCGAAAAGCAAATATTATCCTACAAACCACAACGCATATTACCTAATTATGATGGAACCGTACAACAATATTTAGAGAATGTTAGTAAAGACACTCTTTCTACTTCATCATGGTTCTTTGAAGAGGTAACTAAAAGACTTAATTTACACAGATTATTGGAATCAAATGTCAATGATCTAAGTGGTGGTGAACTACAAAAACTATATATAGCAGCAGCTTTAGCGAAAGAGGCAGATCTGTATGTTCTTGATGAACCTTCTTCATATCTTGACGTAGAGGAAAGATATATAGTGGCCAAGGCTATAAAAAGAGTAACGAGAGAGAGAAAGGCTGTAACTTTTATAGTAGATCATGATCTATCAATACACGATTATATAGCTGATAGGATAATAGTCTTTAAAGGAATTCCTGAAAAATCTGGTTACGCTAGCTCTCCAACAACATTAAAAACTGGAATGAATGAATTCCTAAAAGAATTAGATATTACATTTAGAAGAGATTCAGAAACTGGAAGACCAAGAATTAACAAATTAGGAAGTTATCTGGATAGGGTTCAGAAAGAAAAAGGTGAATACTACTCTATGGCAGTATCTGCCCAGTAA
- a CDS encoding transcription factor S has translation MKFCPKCNSMMVPRKTNGKNIYKCTKCGYEEDVPQTTVVVTTKVKHSIKEKTLVLEEEEMPTGAQKIKGVLCPSCKNDEAYFWILQTRRADEPPTRFYKCTKCGKVWREYE, from the coding sequence ATGAAGTTCTGTCCTAAATGTAATTCTATGATGGTTCCAAGAAAAACTAATGGTAAAAATATATACAAATGTACGAAATGCGGATATGAGGAAGACGTTCCACAGACTACAGTAGTAGTAACAACTAAAGTTAAACATAGCATCAAAGAGAAAACCCTAGTACTAGAAGAAGAAGAGATGCCAACAGGTGCGCAAAAAATAAAAGGAGTATTATGCCCATCATGTAAGAATGATGAAGCATACTTCTGGATATTACAGACCAGAAGAGCGGATGAACCACCTACTAGGTTTTACAAGTGTACGAAATGCGGTAAGGTATGGAGAGAATACGAGTAA
- a CDS encoding MFS transporter has product MVYDRPDFTKLEVKSVLTAGMGVFTDGYELYAISLVFYYIQKAFQLNSFEEGLVIASAYYGAAVAAILLGFLADKLGRKLIYGLDVSLMSLGILLQSLSNSFVELSVARIILGFGIGADYVLSPIITAENSNPKNRGKRMIVTFAVLWGLGAVTAALVEQILLVTNITNSNIIWRLVLLIGIIPAFSVFYLRRRIPETYKYLTRIKPKREELEKLERELKSKVAISLDEIPFSKRFKSAVGIIVISSILWLLYDMYSSTFAIYGPITIAGNLGLNPIEFTYAAQFLAGLPGQIISIYLVDKLGRKPLIVIGYAGVAFWLFMYSLLLIEPHYFGFNIHISNPLNAAESLTGQAALLGFTFYLLNYLSSAIGPASIIGSAMLTPELIPTKIRGTGQAISVAIDRLAAAFSITAFPLLLVKFGLPVLLATYSAIALISCIVTLLFIPETKGVELT; this is encoded by the coding sequence ATGGTTTACGATAGACCAGATTTCACTAAATTAGAAGTAAAATCTGTATTAACAGCAGGTATGGGAGTGTTCACAGATGGATATGAACTTTATGCCATTTCTTTAGTATTCTATTATATACAAAAAGCGTTTCAGCTAAATAGTTTCGAAGAAGGATTAGTTATAGCAAGTGCATATTACGGTGCAGCTGTTGCTGCAATTTTATTGGGATTTTTAGCAGATAAACTTGGTAGAAAATTAATATATGGCCTAGATGTCAGCCTAATGAGTTTGGGAATCTTACTCCAATCTTTGTCAAATAGCTTTGTAGAATTATCAGTCGCCAGGATAATTCTAGGCTTTGGAATAGGTGCAGATTACGTACTTTCACCTATAATTACTGCAGAAAATTCAAATCCTAAAAATAGAGGAAAACGAATGATAGTAACTTTCGCAGTACTTTGGGGATTAGGTGCCGTTACAGCAGCTTTAGTTGAGCAAATTTTGCTAGTCACTAATATAACTAACAGTAATATAATTTGGAGACTTGTTTTGCTCATAGGAATAATCCCAGCATTTTCAGTGTTCTACTTAAGAAGAAGAATTCCTGAAACTTACAAATATTTAACTAGAATTAAGCCAAAAAGGGAAGAGTTGGAAAAGCTTGAAAGAGAATTAAAAAGTAAAGTAGCAATTTCGTTAGATGAGATACCATTTTCAAAAAGATTTAAATCTGCAGTAGGAATTATAGTTATATCTTCTATACTTTGGCTTCTTTATGATATGTATTCCTCCACGTTTGCAATTTATGGCCCTATAACTATAGCCGGCAATTTAGGACTGAACCCAATAGAATTTACATATGCAGCACAATTTTTAGCTGGACTACCAGGTCAAATTATTAGCATTTATTTGGTAGACAAATTGGGAAGGAAACCCTTAATCGTAATAGGTTACGCTGGTGTAGCATTTTGGCTTTTCATGTATTCGTTACTTCTTATAGAGCCACATTATTTTGGATTTAACATACATATAAGCAATCCATTGAACGCTGCAGAAAGTCTAACTGGACAAGCTGCATTACTCGGATTCACATTTTATCTTCTAAATTATCTATCATCTGCAATAGGGCCTGCTTCAATAATAGGATCCGCGATGTTAACGCCAGAACTCATTCCAACTAAAATAAGAGGAACAGGTCAAGCCATTAGCGTAGCAATCGATAGGCTAGCAGCCGCGTTCAGCATAACCGCATTCCCATTACTTTTAGTAAAATTCGGACTTCCAGTTTTACTTGCAACTTACTCAGCAATTGCATTGATATCATGCATAGTGACCTTGCTTTTTATACCAGAGACTAAGGGAGTAGAACTAACATAG